Proteins from one Plasmodium cynomolgi strain B DNA, chromosome 10, whole genome shotgun sequence genomic window:
- a CDS encoding MB2 protein (putative): MAQFTHLFNIWDIIDIEIYERPDANFKSNYILTIPEESKTFGKGNNNEEEEVQTGVKANPNGETKLRLNNGRVESKSCKARIASPTEDTTEKSKKRNTVVTFIGHINHGKTSLFDYICKTKEREKEKGLITQNIRAFKVKSRSNDFTFTLIDTPGHEAFMPIRSRGVKISDLSILVISGEEGIQEQTVECIKLIKEHHIRIIIAVTKMDLPNVSVDRIVNDLLHHEIYTEMNGGDVQVVPCSILNGDSIDKLIDAIYLESAFLELPLEESKNGEGVILDSYIDKNGIVSINLVQSGTLRVNDYFYTGSSYGKVKIMKDHLNKNVKSACASDPVMVVGYEKNSVPIAGDRFYVVQNEAVAEEIAQHHKNELLASQMRGFTYGQEEGSLDRYREYIIRDGAVSPDEDPKQNGGKKNPELEEAPQVEGHPGEIPKVEGHPGETPQMEGDPGETPNVEGHPGETPPQGSNNEREANTFREKDPKTVYVNYFIKCDKQGTVDVLKNCLLKLEVKDTLHRVRNKIVYASIGDITVSDITYAQSFNAIIVGFNVKLSKSCPKNTKHMLSAAKSNCRIIYVNVLYDLIEQVENVMKEKLSSKPRGTYKGQATILKVFSVSKLGKVAGCVVNSGTINNNSNVRILRKDQVIHIGKIVSLKIAKEEKGQVRQGDECGMGFENFVDFLPGDSVESYEE, encoded by the coding sequence GGAAACAAcaacgaggaggaggaagttcAAACCGGTGTGAAGGCaaacccaaatggggaaacgaAATTGAGGCTAAACAATGGCCGTGTGGAAAGTAAGTCATGTAAGGCGCGTATTGCCTCCCCCACAGAGGATACAACcgagaaaagtaaaaagagaaacacTGTAGTGACCTTTATCGGGCACATCAACCATGGGAAAACGTCGCTCTTCGATTACATATGCAAAACGAAGgagagggaaaaggaaaaaggactCATAACCCAAAATATAAGAGCCTTTAAAGTGAAATCGAGAAGCAATGACTTCACATTTACACTCATTGATACCCCAGGACATGAAGCCTTTATGCCAATTAGAAGCAGAGGAGTGAAGATATCAGATCTGAGTATTTTAGTTATTTCTGGAGAGGAAGGAATACAAGAGCAGACAGTGGAGTGTATCAAACTGATTAAAGAACATCACATCCGAATTATAATCGCAGTTACAAAGATGGACTTACCAAACGTTTCGGTAGATCGAATAGTTAATGACTTATTGCATCATGAGATATACACAGAAATGAATGGTGGTGATGTGCAGGTGGTTCcttgttccattttgaatgGGGATTCTATAGACAAACTGATAGATGCAATATATTTAGAGTCCGCATTTTTGGAGTTACCATTAGAGGAGAGTAAAAATGGCGAGGGAGTTATCCTAGACTCGTACATTGACAAGAATGGAATTGTATCGATTAATTTAGTTCAGAGTGGGACTCTCCGAGTGAATGATTATTTCTACACAGGATCATCCTACGGTAAGGTGAAGATAATGAAGGATCACCTTAACAAGAATGTAAAATCTGCATGTGCCTCCGACCCAGTGATGGTGGTAGGTTACGAAAAGAATTCCGTGCCTATCGCAGGAGACAGATTTTATGTCGTACAGAACGAGGCAGTCGCGGAGGAAATTGCACAGCACCACAAGAATGAGTTGCTGGCTTCACAAATGAGGGGCTTTACCTACGGGCAGGAGGAGGGAAGCCTGGATCGCTACCGTGAATACATCATTAGGGATGGTGCAGTAAGTCCCGATGAGGAtccaaaacaaaatgggggaaaaaaaaacccagaGTTGGAAGAAGCCCCCCAAGTGGAAGGTCACCCAGGAGAGATCCCCAAAGTGGAAGGTCACCCAGGAGagaccccccaaatggaaggTGACCCAGGAGAGACCCCCAATGTGGAAGGCCACCCAGGAGAGACCCCCCCACAGGGAAGCAACAACGAAAGGGAGGCTAACACTTTTCGAGAAAAAGACCCCAAGACAGTGTACGTGAATTACTTCATCAAATGCGATAAGCAAGGGACAGTagatgttttaaaaaattgtctcTTAAAATTAGAAGTGAAGGATACACTACACCGAGTtcgaaacaaaattgtgtatgCCAGTATAGGAGACATCACTGTTAGTGACATTACTTATGCTCAGAGTTTCAACGCCATCATTGTTGGGTTTAATGTTAAGCTATCCAAGAGCTGCCCGAAAAATACGAAACATATGTTGAGCGCTGCAAAATCTAACTGCCGAATTATCTATGTGAATGTGTTGTATGATCTTATTGAACAGGTGGAGAATGTAATGAAGGAGAAACTGAGTTCCAAGCCGAGGGGTACTTACAAAGGACAAGCAACCATTTTGAAAGTTTTTAGTGTCTCCAAGCTGGGGAAGGTAGCTGGGTGTGTCGTGAACAGTGGCACCATTAACAACAACAGCAATGTGAGGATTTTGAGGAAGGACCAAGTCATCCATATTGGAAAGATCGTGTCGCTTAAGATTgccaaggaggagaaggggcAAGTCAGGCAGGGCGATGAATGCGGCATGGGCTTTGAGAACTTCGTGGATTTTCTCCCGGGGGACTCGGTGGAGTCGTACGAGGAGTAG
- a CDS encoding transporter (putative) — protein sequence MDVTSTLLDKSDNVAGDPSDVVPGEKKFFFSSIGKAHLINVLYGIGYTIQIAMLPYMFVGSMFFGRLADIWGVKKSFYLSLCSSSLMYLMLPACRATWAYYVSFLPSFFMQAFQASSLLVCLKTDSEKRTAAIGYLNLSYGMGIILGSLIAGFMVNFVGPRGNLFIALGSQIAALYVAKTLSEDPKLLKPVNLGEIKIREILRALLYICGTSQMTKRVEQSELGTAIGLNTSIFYAVTIVAPYLAFKAYIALGLGLYWLLCAFICLVITTYIFALDKSTLQIFKEDNDSLETMFSSVKLAL from the exons atggacgtcACTTCCACCCTGCTAGACAAAAGCGACAATGTCGCAGGCGACCCATCTGACGTCGTCcctggggaaaaaaagttcttcttctcatcaATTG GTAAAGCTCATTTGATAAACGTGCTTTACGGGATTGGCTATACAATACAAATTGCGATGCTACCCTACATG TTTGTGGGGTCCATGTTTTTTGGGAGACTCGCTGACAT ATGGGGAGTGAAGAAATCCTTTTACTTGTCCCTTTGCTCCTCCAGCCTGATGTACCTCATG CTGCCCGCCTGCAGAGCCACCTGGGCATACTACGTCAGCTTCCTGCCCTCGTTCTTCATGCAAGCCTTCCAAGCCTCCTCCCTTCTCGTATGCCTCAAGACAGACAGCGAAAAGAGGACCGCTGCCATCGGTTACCTCAACCTCAGTTACGGCATGGGTATCATCCTAGGGAGTCTCATCGCTGGCTTTATGGTCAACTTTGTCGGTCCAAGGGGAAATCTATTCATAGCCCTGGGGTCACAAATAGCAGCATTGTATGTAGCCAAAACATTGAGTGAGGATCCGAAGTTATTAAAACCTGTGAATttaggagaaataaaaataagggaaATTCTAA GGGCCTTGCTATACATATGTGGGACTAGTCAAATGACAAAGAGGGTAGAGCAATCCGAGTTGGGAACTGCCATTGGTTTGAatacatccattttttacgccGTCACAATTGTGGCTCCATATCTCGCCTTCAAGGCGTACATCGCCTTAGGCTTGGGCCTCTACTG GTTACTCTGCGCCTTCATCTGCCTAGTCATCACCACGTACATTTTCGCCCTGGACAAGTCCACACTGCAAATTTTTAAGGAGGACAATGACAGCCTGGAAACCATGTTTTCCAGCGTCAAATTGgccttataa
- a CDS encoding hypothetical protein (putative), with translation MSTTNPTGETTEWDDLQRKYGNLPPLQKEVKEEEIYLNNLEKLERINPLEKKNLHQLTLLEENCVDEEYLKIIERHKTNRIKEINRSRAMDVFGEVYEISKDNFLSEVNEASRRNPLGEYGGRSMESTRGDADLEEEEEGAATSAFESSVAKAVTKAVPSAQDTQGTHVVIHLYSDNVLACKVTNDILTQMARKHKYVKFTKGIYNRIVENYPESNLPTILIYYNGVCTHQICNLLSSIKGGVNNLSLKTFEQFLGKYFILRSPSSWMNSGQSLSDHTIDSSDMDSEGGGRYVERDSDGHRDRTDRYAEKGNRVRTNKHYTSFNMFGRKYTSGDYSSDEGGWTSKGYASSMLDRKVNQKGV, from the coding sequence ATGTCGACCACCAACCCCACGGGGGAAACCACCGAGTGGGACGACCTGCAAAGGAAGTATGGGAATTTACCCCCACTGCAGAAGGaggtgaaggaagaagaaatatacctaaacaatttggaaaaactGGAGAGAATCAACccgttggagaaaaaaaatctacacCAACTGACGTTGCTGGAGGAGAACTGTGTCGACGAGGAGTACCTGAAAATAATTGAGAGGCACAAAACGAATcgcataaaagaaataaatagaAGTAGGGCTATGGATGTGTTTGGGGAGGTGTACGAAATTTCGAAGGACAATTTTCTGTCCGAAGTTAACGAAGCCAGTAGGAGGAACCCCCTGGGTGAATATGGCGGCCGGTCGATGGAGAGCACACGGGGGGATGCGGATttagaagaggaggaagaaggagcagcCACGTCCGCATTCGAATCGTCAGTCGCAAAGGCAGTCACAAAGGCAGTCCCATCCGCGCAAGACACACAAGGCACGCACGTCGTGATCCACCTTTACTCAGACAACGTCCTCGCATGCAAAGTGACCAATGATATCCTAACTCAAATGGCTAGAAAACACAAATATGTGAAATTCACAAAGGGGATATACAACCGAATTGTAGAAAATTATCCTGAATCTAATCTACCCACGATTCTTATTTACTACAATGGTGTATGCACACATCAAATTTGCAATCTGCTGAGTAGCATAAAAGGAGGAGTAAATAACTTAAGTTTGAAAACGTTTGAGCAATTTTTAGGAAagtatttcattttgagATCTCCTTCAAGTTGGATGAATAGTGGACAGAGTCTTAGTGACCACACGATTGATTCTAGTGATATGGATAGTGAGGGTGGAGGTCGGTATGTTGAACGAGATAGTGATGGACATCGAGATCGTACGGATCGTTATGCTGAGAAGGGTAATCGTGTTAGAACAAATAAACACTATACTTCGTTTAATATGTTTGGTAGGAAGTACACTAGTGGGGACTACTCCTCTGATGAGGGGGGATGGACGTCCAAGGGTTATGCCTCCTCCATGCTGGATCGGAAGGTTAATCAAAAGGGGGTT
- a CDS encoding tRNA pseudouridine synthase (putative), translated as MALHTLGDEANSGELSILKEEPFRVGPNRASAEGNVPYEGSTPNEGTTPNRPKLTNILLIVDYDGTNYSGWTGVENCSNIYLSATRNYKNGTTEKTETKVGETKVGETKVGGSKGAEPKCDTVQNVILNCILQIHGYGDELNRHEGEVKSDLKAFEFIGVSRTDKGVHAKEYVCQYVSYERPPPCDGNLHKLKMALNGLLNKDIKILGVLNAPFPEFNVRIIVGTLLQVGVGLLQYEDVRDALHFSKPLKHNDPYDLDVHHYLVQHTDLHPHYPYH; from the exons atggcgTTGCACACCCTTGGCGATGAGGCCAACTCGGGAGAGTTAAGCATCCTCAAGGAAGAACCTTTTAGAGTCGGTCCAAATAGAGCATCCGCGGAAGGCAATGTTCCATATGAGGGGTCCACCCCAAATGAGGGGACCACCCCAAATCGCCCCAAACTGACGAATATCCTTCTCATCGTTGACTACGACGGAACGAACTATAGCGGTTGGACGGGCGTTGAAAACTGTAGCAATATATACCTAAGCGCAACgaggaattacaaaaatggaacgaCTGAGAAGACGGAGACAAAGGTGGGGGAGACAAAGGTGGGGGAGACAAAGGTGGGAGGGTCAAAGGGGGCAGAGCCAAAGTGTGACACGGTACAGAACGTTATCCTAAACTGCATTTTGCAGATTCATGGCTATGGAGATGAACTGAACAGACATGAAGGGGAAGTGAAGTCCGATTTGAAGGCCTTCGAATTTATTGGGGTAAGTAGAACAGACAAGGGAGTCCACGCCAAGGAGTATGTGTGTCAGTATGTGTCATATGAGAGGCCCCCTCCATGTGATGGCAACTTGCATAAGCTCAAAATGGCACTAAATGGGTTACTAAATAAGGACATAAAAATCTTGGGCGTTTTAAATGCACCCTTCCCAGAATTCAATGTACG GATAATAGTTGGGACTTTGCTTCAGGTCGGAGTTGGACTGTTGCAGTACGAGGACGTGCGGGACGCTCTTCATTTTAGCAAGCCACTCAAG CATAACGATCCGTACGATCTCGATGTCCATCACTATCTCGTTCAACATACCGACCTCCACCCTCACTATCCATATCACTAG
- a CDS encoding 40S ribosomal protein S14-2 (putative), whose protein sequence is MASKKVKAPQPETAIVSGPQPKEGELVFGVAHIFASFNDTFIHVTDLSGRETLVRITGGMKVKADRDESSPYAAMMAAQDVAVRLKELGVSAIHIKLRASGGTKSKTPGPGAQSALRALARSGLKIGRIEDVTPIPTDSTRKKSGRRGRRL, encoded by the exons ATGGCAtccaaaaaggtgaaagCCCCCCAACCGGAAACGGCCATTGTTTCTGGCCCTCAGCCCAAGGAGGGAGAGTTGGTTTTTGGCGTCGCCCACATATTTGCCTCCTTTAATGACACCTTTATCCACGTCACTGATTTAAGTGGAAGGGAAACCCTCGTCAGGATTACAG GTGGCATGAAAGTCAAGGCTGACAGAGACGAGTCCAGTCCGTACGCAGCCATGATGGCAGCACAGGATGTGGCAGTTCGACTTAAAGAATTGGGAGTCTCAGCCATTCACATCAAGTTAAGAGCCTCAGGGGGCACCAAGTCGAAGACCCCAGGTCCAGGTGCGCAGTCAGCCCTAAG AGCTTTAGCCCGTTCTGGATTAAAAATAGGCAGAATAGAGGACGTGACTCCAATCCCTACCGATTCCACGAGGAAAAAGTCcggaaggagaggaagacgTTTGTAA
- a CDS encoding RAP protein (putative): protein MKRLPIRSLRARLVQYAASRAHLSKCSFSSSKNYEPFVKRKDEGNMFGAQEANVAGDNAAGDNTAFDNIAGDNAAFDNIAGDNAAFDNASGDVSFDNVDFDDNVATSLTFDISVEEEKWRDQEEMEYQRFMRSVGSMGSLGSESADAHAHSIESAAGGETDLELLKGLLHKGEKNAKSVADAVTLVNKKKNILLNLEERHANSFFNQVGDHVQQIDRHSLIDLIRGLSKLNMKNRIRDLCYEIAKMLKEGEVSKDQQENQLETKLCLHCVTVLNRHSLYFSEFYDYMASKVGHLDIDALVSFAEECYKHSLRTKHYLDKLVPVCVAKIGEFNLDQLKSLFHSFHRFCKEYSSFYDCAVDAVVSDVPNFDLPFCQLVLKVSTNFKHSERYLSLVNLERTGFSNVDADVVPTWEDIDRTNSLKKRDRPETPPHHMSKKTKAVTQMVKCLKYMEYNKKNGGQVKEAVNDICELLQRNAQLIGLLDVEDVVHAINCFSSYNKRIVLYNNFLDVLCERSNDLLHAKNISLWIHPIISLAKISWFHKNYLRNVFDYVKDNYILSRLSVFQILKVLSSIVKMNVYDEQVYKVLIEQVYKEWDIIKVKMVDVATFLWSCAYVNVIFKPLFDSSYSLLIDSLEKESLTAENHVMSRNCLVNITWSYIVANYHKSNENFHHILNATFLDRDPNDSQAFKRLHQIADACFSEIPHCLVNVDAVDCMYKYCMHDKCRTLRNDFSVYKKEKDALKMRNRILSELTHMLKRFEVSYQLHFEPYHNSPYMIDILLNEGMKIGICVFGKEHLMRTLETASWDHMNSGFVSLQMRVLHAHGWQIIPINGGQWLQMNSEQKKALLRENFQRYSVLI, encoded by the exons ATGAAAAGACTCCCCATAAGGAGCCTCCGGGCGAGGCTCGTTCAGTACGCTGCCAGCAGGGCCCATTTGTCAAAGTGCAGTTTCTCCAGTAGCAAGAACTACGAGCCGTTCGTGAAGCGGAAAGATGAAGGTAATATGTTTGGTGCTCAAGAAGCCAACGTCGCAGGTGACAACGCGGCAGGTGACAACACCGCGTTTGACAACATCGCAGGTGATAATGCCGCATTTGACAACATCGCAGGTGATAATGCCGCATTTGACAACGCCTCAGGTGACGTCTCATTTGACAACGTCGACTTTGACGACAACGTCGCCACGAGCCTGACCTTCGACATCAgcgtggaggaggagaagtggAGGGACCAGGAGGAAATGGAGTACCAAAGGTTTATGAGGAGCGTGGGGAGTATGGGGAGCTTGGGGAGCGAAAGCGCCGATGCGCACGCACACTCCATTGAGAGTGCCGCAGGGGGGGAGACCGACCTGGAGCTCCTGAAAGGGCTGCTtcacaagggggaaaaaaacgccaaGTCCGTAGCGGACGCGGTGACCctggtgaacaaaaaaaaaaacatccttcTCAACTTGGAAGAGAGACATGCTAATAGCTTCTTCAACCAAGTGGGTGATCACGTCCAGCAGATAGACAGACACAGTCTGATCGATCTGATAAGGGGACTAAGCAAGctaaatatgaaaaacaGGATTCGTGATTTGTGTTACGAGATCGCTAAGATGCTCAAAGAGGGGGAGGTGTCCAAGGATCAACAGGAAAACCAACTCGAAACCAAACTCTGCCTGCACTGCGTAACTGTGTTGAATAGGCACTCTCTTTATTTCTCCGAGTTCTACGATTATATGGCTTCCAAAGTGGGGCACCTCGACATAGATGCATTGGTGTCATTTGCAGAGGAGTGTTACAAGCACAGCTTGAGGACGAAACATTATTTGGACAAACTAGTTCCCGTGTGTGTGGCCAAGATAGGAGAGTTCAACCTGGACCAGCTAAAGAGTCTGTTCCATTCCTTCCATCGGTTCTGCAAGGAATACTCCAGCTTCTACGATTGCGCTGTAGATGCAGTGGTCAGCGATGTCCCCAACTTCGACTTGCCCTTCTGCCAACTTGTGCTGAAGGTCTCCACGAATTTTAAACACTCCGAGAGGTACCTCAGTTTGGTTAACTTA GAACGCACCGGTTTCTCCAACGTGGATGCTGATGTGGTGCCAACTTGGGAAGACATAGATCGAACTAACAGTTTGAAGAAGCGGGACAGACCAGAGACCCCACCTCACCACATGTCCAAAAAAACCAAAGCGGTCACCCAAATGGTAAAGTGcttaaaatatatggaatacaacaaaaaaaacggagggCAGGTAAAAGAAGCAGTAAATGATATCTGCGAGTTGCTACAGAGGAACGCTCAGCTGATTGGCCTCTTAGACGTAGAAGACGTAGTGCATGCAATAaactgcttctcctcctacAACAAACGAATCGTATTGTATAATAACTTCCTAGATGTGCTATGCGAAAGGTCCAATGATCTTCTTCATGCGAAGAATATCTCCCTGTGGATACACCCCATCATAAGTTTGGCCAAAATTTCTTGGTTCCACAAAAACTACTTACGCAACGTCTTTGATTATGTAAAGGATAACTACATCCTCAGTCGACTTAGTGTgtttcaaattttgaaagTCCTATCTTCCATCGTGAAAATGAACGTCTATGATGAGCAGGTGTATAAGGTACTAATCGAGCAGGTATACAAAGAGTGGGATataataaaagtaaaaatggttGACGTTGCTACCTTCTTGTGGTCCTGTGCTTATGTcaatgtaatttttaagcCCCTGTTTGATAGCTCATATAGCTTACTCATAGACTCCTTAGAAAAAGAATCCCTAACTGCAGAGAATCATGTGATGAGTAGGAACTGCCTTGTTAACATCACGTGGTCATACATTGTAGCGAACTATCATAAATctaatgaaaattttcatcacatTTTGAATGCCACCTTTCTGGATAGAGATCCAAATGACTCGCAAGCTTTCAAGAGACTCCATCAAATTGCAGATGCTTGCTTTAGTGAGATACCTCACTGTTTAGTTAATGTAGATGCAGTGGATTGTATGTACAAATACTGCATGCATGATAAGTGTAGAACTCTGAGGAACGATTTTAGCGTTtacaagaaggagaaggatgCCTTGAAAATGAGGAACAGAATACTAAGTGAATTAACACACATGTTAAAACGCTTTGAAGTCTCATATCAGCTCCACTTCGAACCTTATCACAACTCCCCCTACATGATTGATATTTTGCTGAATGAGGGGATGAAGATAGGCATATGTGTCTTTGGGAAGGAACACCTCATGCGCACTCTAGAAACGGCTAGCTGGGATCACATGAACAGCGGCTTCGTCTCCCTACAGATGCGCGTCCTACACGCACACGGCTGGCAG ATCATCCCCATCAACGGCGGACAGTGGCTTCAGATGAACTCCGAGCAGAAGAAGGCCCTCCTGCGCGAAAACTTCCAGCGCTATTCGGTGCTGATATGA
- a CDS encoding nif-like protein (putative) yields the protein MKRRRIKRCICQFLSKLKLYLSIWIKIKNAIKYVFGTLILREKLHFRTYRKRRICPSMTLVLDLDETLIYCTKKKKFSHQKEVDVLINGRYFSLYVCKRPYLDLFFSILNPFFEIVIFTTSIKSYADTVLNIIDVDHYIDKKFYREDCFEVNQKIYIKNLQNIKKEVSKIVLIDDSNISGLKYPENYFPIKKWQGDLNDTELLDIIPFFLNLKKMRDIRYLTDRGCNFLYSPSLAFQAINYLKIFMNRFRYASSKKQWNELGKKINSKLKSYPFSLSKLKGSSDDEHRKRHRKPAPKKVQQER from the exons atgaaaaggagaagaataaAACGATGCATCTGTcaatttttaagcaaattaaaattatatttaagcatatggataaaaataaaaaatgccataAAGTACGTGTTTGGCACCCTTATCTTGAGGGAAAAGCTACATTTTAGAACCTacaggaagaggaggatcTGTCCTAGTATGACTCTAGTGTTGGATCTAGACGAAACACTTATttattgtacaaaaaaaaaaaagttcagtCATCAGAAGGAAGTAGATGTGTTAATCAATGGGAGGTATTTCTCCCTATATGTATGTAAAAGACCATACTTAGACCTCTTCTTCTCCATTCTGAACCCATTTTTCGAAATCgttatttttacaacatcCATAAAGAGCTATGCCGATACAGTACTCAACATAATAGATGTAGATCATTACAtagacaaaaaattttacagaGAAGACTGCTTCGAAGTgaaccaaaaaatatatataaaaaatttacaaaacataaaaaaagaggtctCCAAAATAGTCCTAATTGATGATTCGAATATATCAGGTTTGAAATATccagaaaattattttcccataaaaaaatggcaaggaGATTTAAATGATACAGAACTGTTAGatattattcctttttttttgaatttgaaaaaaatgagagat ATTAGGTACCTAACTGATCGGGggtgcaattttttgtattcacCATCTCTTGCCTTTCAAGCCATtaattatttgaaaatatttatgaatcGGTTTAGGTATGCCAGCTCTAAAAAGCAGTGGAATGAATTAGGGAAGAAAATCAATAGCAAGTTGAAGTCCTACCCCTTTTCACTCTCCAAGCTCAAGGGCTCCAGTGACGACGAGCATCGCAAGCGCCACCGCAAGCCCGCGCCCAAGAAGGTGCAGCAGGAGCGGTGA
- a CDS encoding hypothetical protein (putative), producing MFLSVFKMSIQKVIEEKLSSALKPTFLELVDKSCGCGTAFDAVIVSSNFDSKRLLDRHRIVNDVIKDELPNIHAFSMKCHTPTEYDKLKSSQT from the coding sequence ATGTTTTTGAGCGTCTTCAAAATGAGCATACAGAAGGTGATCGAAGAGAAATTAAGCTCAGCCTTGAAGCCCACCTTCCTCGAGTTAGTAGATAAGTCTTGTGGATGCGGAACAGCCTTCGATGCAGTCATAGTGTCTAGTAACTTTGACAGTAAGAGATTGCTCGACAGACATAGAATTGTTAACGATGTGATCAAGGATGAATTGCCAAACATACATGCTTTTTCTATGAAATGTCACACACCCACTGAGTATGACAAATTGAAGAGCAGCCAAACA